Within Spinacia oleracea cultivar Varoflay chromosome 4, BTI_SOV_V1, whole genome shotgun sequence, the genomic segment GTGTCTTTTCTTCTGTTAATTCTTTATGTATGTCTTTTTCCCTGTGATGTGGGTATGCTTACCATTAAAATATCTATACGATGAAGCAAAATTAAGAAGCCGAAATCTTGGAATGTTTACCTGAAGCGCACTCGTTTGAGATCTCTACTTCCATCTCGAAGAGCAACCAGAGTGATATAAACACCAGGTTCGTACTGTTCAATCCACTCTGCTTCAACTTGACTATTATTATTACCTACTGATGGAACTGGACTCTTTGACCTAATACTGTTAAGCCCATCTTGTGATGATGCCGAAATCCTGGCATCAGATGCTGAAATTCGAGAATCAGATGCCGAAATTCGAGAATCAGATGCCGAAATTCGAGAATCAGATGCCGAAATTCGAGCATCAGAGGCATCAGAAACACTACTGCTGCATGTCAGGAGACCTCCAGCAGCAGTTGACAGTTTGGCATGTAGACGATCCTCTCCAACCTTCAAGGCTGCAAAACCTTCATTCAGCTGATAACTGTTTTCATTGAGCATATATGAATCCCTAGGTGATTGTAGAGTTCCTTGTGTTCCGTTTGTTGTGGAAGAATCAACTCCAGCTAACAATGCACTGATTGAACCATTTCCATGATCGGGTCTCAAAGCATGCTCTCCATTTGTATCAGTAGAATGAATACCGTTTGGTTCAAAACCATTTGGTAGTTGTGGCATCTTTATGTTTTCTAGATCATATGCCCCTGGTGGCAACCTCTCAGCCATATCTTTGAGCTGAAACAGTAATAAACGATTAGTTGTGTATCACGCCAGCTTCAAACAGCATATTCCGTATAAAGACACCATTGGATTATGGAGAAAATTCAAAGTCTCCGTCCGAAAAGTTTCTCTAATTCTAACATCACAAGCTTACCAAAGAAAACTTTTTAGACGGGACAGTATGACATATTAATAACATAGTGCAGGGGAAAGAGACCCTTGGGGTTAAGAAATTTGTAACAGAAAGGGAGACATTTTGCTTAGGGATGAAAAGGGCACAGAGCATTGTATAAACAAAAAGTGAACTGTAGTTGACATCAGTGCAAGCAAAATCACAATACGCCCGCCAATTATAAAAGTCGACAAAACTTCCACAATGATGTAGAACCAAATATAAAGGCACTAATTTCAATAAAATGAAAACCAAGATCATGAAGAGGTGTTGGTATTAAGGTTTGGATAAGAACCTGTGCAGTAAGAGACTTTATTACTTCCTTGGCAGCTTTAGTCTTTGCAGAATCATCTGCAGCAAGCGCCATAGCTTCTTTAGTTTTCTTTGCTGATTTTTGAAGCTCTAACTCTTGAAGTTCACATCGCTGCTGCAAGCTCTCGACCTACCAGATAAAAGACCAATTAGACAAGAATTTTTCAAACGACTGCAAGAAGACATACAGAGGAGCTATATGAATACCTGAGCACGCAATTTAATTACTTCTTGGTTTAGGAGTTCATTAGTCTTCTTTAAACTGTCAGCAATACTTTTAGAGAAAGACAAGCCAGAAGTCGTAGGAACTGGAGTTGCTGAACGTGGAGGACTTGGCTTACGTGAGAAAGGTGATACAGGTCTGGAAATGGAAGTAGTCGTAGTAACTGGCCTCGGTATTGTTTGCTTTACATCAACACTACCAGATAAAACGACGTCTTTCAGCTGTAACAAAGGTGTTTGAGAAGCCTGTATCAGTGAGAATGTCTCAGCCTTCTTTCCCTGCTTGGCAGCTTTAGTATCTAACTGCTTGATTAAATCCAAATTAGAAGGTAGCATCGACTTTGACAGTCTTAATTCTGCTTTATCTAATTTATCTTTGTTTTCACCTGAGAGCCGAGGCCCTGAACTTTTTCCTCTATTGCTCCCACCTTCTAAAACTTTACTCAGTTTGGTAAAACAAGAATCACATACACGATAAGGTTTGCTAGGATTTGGAGCCAGAGCAGCCCTATATGCCTTCTTTGAACTACATGAATGACAGTGTACAAGTCCACAATTGTAGCAGTTATGCCTTTTTCTGGTAAATCCAAAAGCCTGCCTACAAGAGGAACACTGAGATTGCTCAGCACCAGATACCCATTTGTGAAGACATATAGCTGTTGTGTAAGTTGAACCACAAGTGATATATTTCACATGTCTATCCTTTAAGGCCTCAACCAACGTCGGTGTTTTTCGGTCCTCTATATCCCCGTGGCCTAACCTCCCATTTGCTCCCTTCCCCCATGTATAAACTTCATTCCTGGACGTTAACACTGACACGTGATATGCACCACAGGCAATCTCTTCAACTGTTTCACCACCAAGCCTATCTTCCACCAAGCAAGGTAGTTTCCCATCAGAAAAAGGATTTCCAAGCTGTCCGTAAACAGTACTCCCCATCGTAAAAACATTACCCAATGTGGTCAGTCCAACAGTTAAACTATGCCCACAAGCAACTTTATGAAAGTTGTGTTCAATAAGTGACGGCACACAAGTTGGTTTCAGCCGGGGCTCTTTGTCACCTTGACCAAGACGATTTTTATCTCCGTCCCCCCAAGTGAACAATTTTCCTGATGAAATGCTAGAACTGGATTGAGTTACAATAACTTCAACAACGGCTGCAGTATGCCAGACCCCACATGCAACAGCAACTGTCCTCAAACCAGAAAGAGAATCCACCTCTCTTGGATAAGAAATGTTTTCCCGGTCTCCATGGCCCAAGACACCAAATGTTCCATCACCAAATGTGAAGAGCTGCCCAGTAGATGTTATTAAAGCAGTATGCCATGGGCCACAAGTTACAGAAGCCACTTGTAGTCCTTCAAGAGGTCCAGCAATTCTCTTTGGTATCCAATGACTAACTTCATTGCCATGACCAAGAAGCCCTGCATTATGAGTGCCATCACCCCATGTGTACAACTCACCAGACATTGTTACAGCACAACTATGAAATTCACCACATGCAACAAAATCAACATTGTAAGCAATTAAAGACTCAACTAAACGGGGTTGAAGAACATCCTTCCCCACACCATGACCCAGCCTACCTCCAGACTCCTCACCCCAGGTGAAAACTTCACCTTGCCTTGTAACAAGAGCAGCATGCCGAACACCACAAGCTATGAGGTGTACATCCAAAACAACATTAGACTCCAATGGCTTTGGAAGAAGAAGATCTGCTCTTGTGCTAATAAAAGTTTTATCACCTCCGGCCTTGGAAGAACTCTCACATATGACTTCACCCCAAATGTACACATCACCAAGAGCGTCACAATCATCACCTGCAGATCCATGACTAGAAGTGCTAGGTGCACTAGAAACACTAACCCGAAAAATATCTGAAGCAGATCCTTTTGCTTGCATATTTATATTCTCTGAAGCTGCATGTGATTTCTCAGAAGACATAAAGTTGCCAAACTGGTTATGTTTAGGAGATAAACCACCATGAAAACTAAGAGAATCTTCAGGTGAGCTAAGATATCTTGTCAGGGGAAGAGAACTGTCAGTTGGACTACTTGAGATCAGATCTTTGTTATCCTGCAATCAATCATCCAACACTTAGCTGAATTTCCTTTTGGAACAACAAACATGAGAAACACAGCAAACACCAACCAAATTTCCAAGAAAACGATAGTTTCCAGATAGGAAGCTTTACATGAAAGGAAAGGCCTTCCTCATTCCATCCGTCAATTTTTGAGCGCCCACCTTTCCCAGCGGCTATGAGTGCTGTGAGACCAGCAATCCACACCTCAGCCTCAACTTTCTCCTTGCAGATCTAGGatcaaagaaataaaaaagtCAAATCATAGCCAAACTTGATAAATTTCAGGCAAAACACGAACTGAAAAAGTATCACCAACCAGATCAAGAGATCGTTTTCCGTTGTTGTATACAAGGGAAAATGACAAATAATCCTTGTCTGGACGCAAATACCTCCTAAAAACAGCCTGGACAGCAGAGATGAGATAACATGTTTGGTTTGAGTATAGAACTCCAATGATGACGAGTATCGCAAATaaactaaaaattaaaagttaaaTAATCTCACAGTTCTCTGTCCAGGAATAATTCTTGTTACACAAGATAGCTTTATACTTTTCTCGCCGCCACTAGACAACCAAATCAATGTTGTTTCATCCTGCCAAATTTCGAAACAAACCACATGGTAAGCAAAAGTGATATCtgctaaaaaaaatacaatagaAGGATAGATGACCAGTTTGATGAGCAATCATCTATTAGGTTGAAGGAGTCTAAAGAATCTAACTATAATATCAATTAAACAGAACGTTAGGCATGCCAAATCACCAATGTGCTTTGATAATCATTTTAGAAATTTGAAGAATGCATGCTCTCTCTAGTGTGTTTCAAAGGTACAATTTTAAGCAGGTTCTAGTTCAGAACAAGCAGACCATTTATTCAAAGGTTATCACCTACTATCTTTAAAGTTTCGAAGTACTTTATTCCAAGCtacaattaaattaaattcttaTTTCTTAAGATCAAAATTTACAATAATCAGCTAAGATATGAGTGAATGTGTACAAACAGTTACGAACCAATATCATCCCAGATTCATCAACAGAGGTTGGTCTAAAAAGAAGCTGTTACCACTTGTTTTATGAAAGTTCATTCATCCAAAATTGAGAAACTGTGATCACTTCAACTATATGTCTATAACCAAGTTACCCCCTTGCACTAGTAGTTACATGGTTCAACTTCAATTGTATTTACTGTTGCGCCGATGCTGCCATAGTGATATTAATGACTTTTTATCAGTAATGACTCTTTATCATTTAAACGTAAGAAAATTTAAAAGCCATCATCACAAACGCCAACGTTATAGAATCAGTTACTCAAGATAATATGACCTCTGTCTAACTACAGCTTACTTGACTGATCCTTGGCCTAATATGATAATCCTGAGTCAGATAATCTATAATATTATGAAATGCGCTATCAACTATAATTGCAATTTTCTCATGAGAGAGATAAAACCATCTCAAGAAATGTAGATCAGATAAACTGAAAAGCATAATAGAAAACGGTATATTTAGCCAATTTATGATAAATCACTCACTCCCATAGTCTAACTTATCTTTGAACTCATCACGTAATTCTGctgtaagaaaaaataattttgtatacTCTCTTTATTAGCTAGCTAAATCATTCCTTTATTTAATAAATACCATCGATCCACATTATGAAAGAAGCTCCAGCTCTAGCTAGTCAGAAATATGGTAATCTTGGTGGCCAGACAAACTTCAGACTAGCAACACATTGATGAGGTCAGTGGTTAGTATTTTGACTATGAGCAATGTATATGTATGTGAGTGTCTCTCTTTCTATTATTAAAGCTTCAAAGAAGCAATGCTTGGAACAGAATACAAAACAGAGGAAGATACAGGGCTCTTACAGAACCAATAATGCTAACATTTTGTGAAGTCAACCCTTATTTCACACTATATTATATTTTCTACTCAAAAAAACGCAATCAAAAGATGAAGAAACATAATTTTCATAACTTCAGATCCCATAATCAAACTATATTAAGGACACATGAATAACACATATCAGAgatgttcaacaagcagaagTGTAAACAGTCAGGACGGAAAACAATGAGTAAAAACACTAAAACATGAACATGAAGATAGCATAAAGGAGAATGTAACCCCACAGTTGTTTGATCTGTATATTGGCAAGAACTCAAGCATTCAGGTCTTACAACATATTCTTAATTATGCGCAACCAGGAAAACAAAGTGAGAAACGCATACAGGAGCATTTAACTTACACTAGAAAGTCTAAACGGGCAAAATTTCGGCTTGCCCTTACGACCATATTTAAGTAGCTGGGAACCCTTCTTTAAAGCAACCAATGCCTGCAAAGTAAATAGAAGAGAAATGATTAGATTCTAAGCCAAAGATTCATAAAGACTGTATGCTCATGTTAAACATCCCTCACTAGCTGCTTTGACAGCATCTCTAGAACTTCTAAACTGAGGGGATTTCAAAGTGAGATCAAAAGTAACCTAGGAAATGCCAAGATGGAAAGCGGGATAATAGGATTAATCTAGAGTATATGCGAACATCGTTGGAAAGATACAAATCACAAGGAAATCATATACTCTGTAGTTCGCAACCATTATCGTTTTATAACTTTTCAACTTCAAATATTCACAACCAGTGTTTCAAAGTTGCCAGTTCATTCTTCACTACTTACTACTTAGACCTAGAATTAATCTAATCACTAAACAAATCTCACCTGAACACATAACCACGTTTATCAAAAGTTCCAAGTGATCAACAAAATGTACTATATAGTGTACAAGAACAAGAAATACATTGGCCTAATGGCATGCAAGATGCCAACCAGTGACCAGTGTCATCACATTACAAAAACCCAACCTAAGAAAATCTCTCAAAACCCCTGTAAATGCTATTCTCCCCCATAACTCTACAAAACTAGCCAATGGTGACAAAGACATGGCCCATTTTTCATCTAACACGGCAGTACGACCCGTACCATTTTCCAGCTCTACTCCAAATAAAAAGAGAGAAAGGAACGTGATATGAGAGTCAATCCTAATGAAAACCCTCTTCAATATCCCACTTTTAAGTAATGTAGTTAACTTTCAAGCAAGTGAGAGAAAAATTAATGCTCAGTCTAATAAAGAACTCAACAAATTATAATCATTAATCACCAAAACATAATTCAGAAACCAAATTCCCCATATTATCTCAAGACAAgtcaaaattattcaaattgACCAACAAAAGCGACTAAATTCATTTACATCCAACTAAACTCGACAACACAAGAACTCGAACTAGCCGAGCAAACATGATAACAGCCACGGCCAACGGCGAGCATACAgcaaaacaaacaacaacatattgaccgaggagagagaagagaatGACCTGCTCAATGTCACGATCGGCATTACCATAACTAACAAGATCTGCCATTCCATGTGAGGAATTCAGTTAATCGCCTCCCTCTCCGATCTCTGACATCACTGCCTTTCATCCTCTTTCTATACTACCACCATTAATTCAACAACTACTTCTCCACCTTGACCAAATTCCACCCACAAAAACTCTACTAATTTTACTCTCCTGAAATTCAATTTTCAAAACCCTAGATCTAATTCCAGCTTCCCCAAAAACCCTTCTCAATTTCAACCTTTACTACACTTCCCACAGCAGATCAATCTTGCTTTCGCAGACACAAATTCCGAGGCAACTTTGAAATACCTCCCTCTATCAATCTCTTCAACCGATATATGGGGAATTTGAGGAGAGAAAGTGCAGCGGAGAATTTTAGCCGGCGGTAACAAAGCTCCGGTGAATGGGAAAAGGGGAAGAAGAGATGAAGAGAGAgaatgtttttttgtttttgttttttatttaactttttATTGTCCGAagaggaggaaagagaaaataaaattaaagttgCGGTCGCGTCCGCCCAAGTACAAGTCAAATATGATGAGAGAGAGGAAAGAGAGAGGCGAATTGATAGGTGAAACAAAagatcttgcgcgcacaaggtgtacaataaatttattgtacaccaaaataattttaacccttttttttataactttaacctaattttgattaacttttatattagtaaaaaaaattgatagataaatattttaaaaggttaaatgattaattttatacataattgaagaaataagttttactaaaatgaaaaaatttattacttaaaaatagataacttttacacatataagcttaacttttaagcattttgagttaacttttacttcggtgtataatatttattgtacacccattgtaaataagaatttgtgtaggTGAAAATGGCTTGAAAGGGGAGCAGACGATTATTTGCTTTTTGtcaaaacataagtatggtcatgttttttttattctttcgtTTTATAATGAAGTTTTTTAATTTCTACTTATTATATTTTTCAATGTATATTTTGTATTATATATCTCTAATTATAtattagcaaaaattataaaatcttaatactattaaaatatttattgagacgaatcaaacaatattttacatgaatatattttttcttatatcTTGGAAATAATTTAGAAGATCCACTTTAATCGTGAATAGTGTCGAACTTTTAAATTGGAAcatcattatggaacggagTGAGTAGTTTATTTGGTCGAATTGATTAAATGaactgaattaaatttaatgttacttaataaataaaaaataaaaaatgcttgtaataagtaaataaaaaaatttaaaaaataataataatactcctAATAATAGTATAAAGATCGATATTATAAATGATAAtgatattataataatagtaatataaataataaataatggtGAACATATATCCCATAATATAATAGTAACTTTTAATATTATATTAATCaacaaaatagtaaaataaGATTATTAAAAACAAAGACGATGAACATAACGTTGTTTTTTTAACAGAGTTGAACGAAGTTGGACTAAATTAAACTGAATGcagctgaactgaactaaagGGAGTTGAACTGAAATGAACTATATAGAACTGAAATAAAGTTCAAAAGAACGGgacctaattttttttatttaaattaatttattattattgtacCCTTGAATTAATTAAGTGCTAAAAAGCATAAATTCTTATAGAATGGACTAATTTGGAAGTTGATGTTTTTTATTTAATAGATAGATTTATTGCTAGAGTGGTAAATATCTCTGTTTATGGTGTGGTAATCTCAATCGTAAAATTAATACTTCATAATACAAGTGTATTGAAAACTGTGAAAAACAAATAAGACAACTATTTAAGATAGGGAGTAATATCAGTCCAAGAAAACTAACCTTTGTTCATCAATTCAGTAACATGAGCCAAAATAGACAAaaatctatactattattaaaactccaaggcAAGAAATCCATCTTGCCAAATGTCGTCGTTTCACGTATTGTCAACTTTGACATGTCATCTCATGTAATTTTCTTGAGCATGAAAAAATGTTAGTTATAGGTTTTGAACCTATGACCACTCATTTGGTAAACACATACTTTAACCACTATGCCACAACTCATTTTGATATTTCGTATACGttcaaaattatattaattcaatataattaaaaaattggTCTGAATCATTTTTTAATAGTTTCACACTTTTAATTAGTCATTACTTTTACAAGTTATTAATCCTTACatgataaaatttattaaagcataCTCAAAACAAGATATATTGtaatgtaaaaaataaattagtcTCAAAACGagttatataataatctaattgaCCCATATTTCTACTattcggggcatcgcccgggacaTTAACTAGTTTTTTAATAAACctcctataaaatgaagcaaattCATGGAAACTATGGATCACAACGATGTTCTTTGGTGTTACACAAGTAGAAATAGCATGAACCTTCTCCGGGTCAACACGAACACCCTTGCTACACACAATGTAGCCCATGCATGTTATGCTAGAAACCATAAACACAAAGTTTTCTAATTTTCCATAAAGTTTTATCTCTCTAACTTTGGCAAACAATCTCCTTAAGTGGTGTAAATATTATATCTTGTCTCGGCTATCAATCAAAATATCATCAAGATAAAGAACCACAAGTTGATTAAGAAAAAGATGGAATACCTAATTCATTAAGTGCATGAACGAACTAGGAGAATTGCATATCCGAATGGCATGACAACTCATAGAGCCCTTGTTTAGTCCTAAAGGAAGTTTTTCGCTAATCACTCTCTCGGATCCTCGTCTGATGGTAACCCCTTCTCAAATCAaatttctaaaatatttttgtcCCATGAAGTTAATCTAGCATGTTCTCAGTCTAAGCATTGGGAATTAGTATTTAATTGTTAAGAGGAGCATAGTTAAGTCTCCGGATAAAAAAGAGGAGCACACTTAACAAACTCATACTTTCTCTCACATAGCCTCTCTCAATAAGCTCTTTAATTTTCCTTTGCAACTCCTTTGAAGCCGCAGGATCACGCCTATAAGTTAGTTTATTAGGTAATGGAGCTCCGGGAACTAGATAAATTGCGTGCACAATTTCTCTTAATGGAGGTAACCCTCCAGGGAAAACATCTTTTAACTCATCCATCAATTCTGCCAAAAATGGATCAACAACCAACAGTTCTTGAAGTGTTAGCTTGCTCCACTACCAATGCATATGCCATGCCATGTTCCTCCACTTCTTTTTCAAAATCCTTTGGCCGAAATAATAAGCTAGCATTTTCTCCTTTTCGCATGGAACTGAGAAAcatgatttgggttcaatgggtGTAGCTTGATTATTTTCTCTCCAACTTTGACCAAATAAATGTTTGTTTTTCCCTTATGATGAACCTTTTCTATCAAAATTACATGGTTTTCCCAAGAGTAAGTGACAAGCACTCACAAGCCGGCTAAATATCACACCAAAGTCCTTCCGCATATTTTTCAATTGGAAATTCCACCAAAGCTTATGTTCTTACCTACAAACCATTGATATCATTAAGCCAATTAAGCTTGTAGAGTTTAGGATGGTCCCTAGTTGGTAATTTCAGTTGTCATGTGAAGCTACGTTCATGCATGAACCATTGTCAATAATCAGATTGCACGAATTCTCACCAACTTTACAACGAGTgtgattttttttctctttgatCTGCGTTAGGTGTAAATATTGTGTGCAAAACACGACGTACTACCCCTAACAATCTTCCTTCATCCTCAACAAAAGCATCATTTTGCTCCTTAAAATTAGCCTCATTGTTATCCTCTTGTGGAACATATTCATACATTCTTCATCCTTATTGTATTGCTCATATTGTTGGAGTGtcattgctcattttctcttgcATTCAAGAAACCATATGACGTCTTCCTTGGTAATTAAAAAACCTTCTcatgttgtagacacctaaaaaGTGTCTCACCATAAGTGTCCTATAATTGGACTAAAATCAATGTTGTTTACTTGGTCCGACTTTAATCATGAAGATCCGTACTCATGAAAAGGGAAAAACGTCATTTCACATCTTCATTAAACTCAAATGCATTTCATAACATTTTCAAAACGCTTTTGGGCTCGGTTAGTACCTAAAGTCCTAAACCCAACTCATTAATGACCGGATTAAACCTAATTTTAATCCGTCGTCATTAATATTCTGCAAAATCTCCAAATTATCTCAAATCAAGTCCATCCTCCTGCACTGGGTTCCAGCACAAACCACTAGAAGTTGGCGACATACATTGTACTCAGCGCAAACCGCTGGGTCTTGACGGCTACTTCACTTTAACCtaaacgactattttcctataaatacagtaGAATTCAACCTCATTTGACATGGTTTAACAACGACATAATCTCAACTTTTTAAACTTAATTCTCTCAAATACTTCATTTTCATTTACATGTTACACATTGCATTTATCATTTCATCAAATGTTCTTCGAATTTAATCACAATTCGTCCTTACGTGATTGCACCCTATTGAAGGCTCGTAATTCCCTaagaatcaaacaaaattgGTAAAAATTCTTAGTACCCTTATCAAATTCATTTCATTtcgttgttgttattattattattattattattattattattatattattattattattattgttgttgttgttgttataattattattattttattattatttttattattattattattattattattatttcatgtATCTAATTTacgatttataatttttaaaatattttaatgcATGTATTAATGTGCAGGTacaattttgattatttaaataatttctAACATCATTTTTTGTACATTTTTATATATGAATTCCTATGTTAATTGTACATATTAATTGTTATTAACTCGATGCATTTTTTAGGTTTTTTAATTAACACGCGGATTATGTGTTACCCGTAAatattaattgttttaattcGTTTAAAGACCTAAATAACCAAAATTGGTGGCAAATGTTCACACAGGAATCCAGTGCAGCCCACCAATTTCTAGTGGGTCACACTGCATTCCAGTGTGTTGCGCTTGGAAAAGGCGCGTCCAACTTCTGGCGATTTACGCTACAAGCCGGTGGCCTTCGCCTGTCCCGAGGTTGAATGTTTCCGCCTCCAAACAATAAACGCTAattttttcttgattattttacaTGTATATTTAGTCATTTAATTATGCAATTAGTGCGTTTAATCGTgttattacttttttttatttgactAACGTGCATTTTGCAGGGAGTGATAATTAGTAATAAGAGGATTGTAATACCCCctagttttattaaattaaattaaaaaaatataaatatatttataatatttataaagtattttaagtgaattttaaattaaagttgtatttaaatatttatttaattataaatatttattgtttctatatattttgggaagaaaaatatttttaaaaatgaaTTAGGCGAGCTCTTTATAATTTTGGAGGAGAAAATAATTGAATACGCAAGTTTAAAAGCAAATTAGGAGCAACGTCATTAAATTTCAATTCAAGGGCACTCTCGTCTTTTCTGTCACTAAACCCAAACTTAAAAACCTAAATAGGTGTGTCATGACTCAAAATCTCACAAATTTAAAAAAATCCTGAAATTTTcgctctctcttttctctcctcCTATCTTCACCCCTCATCTCTTCCGCGAAGAACCCTAAAATTTTCCTCAAAATATCACAAATCTAAAAAACTTGAAATTTCCCGCTCTTTTTTTTCTCTCATCCTATCTTCTTCCCTCATCTATTCCCCGCGAAGAACCCTGGCCGCGACCAAGCCACCCCGATTGCGACCATGACCGCCCAGGCCGCGATCGAATTGCAGCCTCGTTGTTGATGCTTCCTTCGCCGCTTCCTTTTGTCGTGGCTTAAGGTCGACC encodes:
- the LOC110784670 gene encoding PH, RCC1 and FYVE domains-containing protein 1 — protein: MADLVSYGNADRDIEQALVALKKGSQLLKYGRKGKPKFCPFRLSSDETTLIWLSSGGEKSIKLSCVTRIIPGQRTAVFRRYLRPDKDYLSFSLVYNNGKRSLDLICKEKVEAEVWIAGLTALIAAGKGGRSKIDGWNEEGLSFHDNKDLISSSPTDSSLPLTRYLSSPEDSLSFHGGLSPKHNQFGNFMSSEKSHAASENINMQAKGSASDIFRVSVSSAPSTSSHGSAGDDCDALGDVYIWGEVICESSSKAGGDKTFISTRADLLLPKPLESNVVLDVHLIACGVRHAALVTRQGEVFTWGEESGGRLGHGVGKDVLQPRLVESLIAYNVDFVACGEFHSCAVTMSGELYTWGDGTHNAGLLGHGNEVSHWIPKRIAGPLEGLQVASVTCGPWHTALITSTGQLFTFGDGTFGVLGHGDRENISYPREVDSLSGLRTVAVACGVWHTAAVVEVIVTQSSSSISSGKLFTWGDGDKNRLGQGDKEPRLKPTCVPSLIEHNFHKVACGHSLTVGLTTLGNVFTMGSTVYGQLGNPFSDGKLPCLVEDRLGGETVEEIACGAYHVSVLTSRNEVYTWGKGANGRLGHGDIEDRKTPTLVEALKDRHVKYITCGSTYTTAICLHKWVSGAEQSQCSSCRQAFGFTRKRHNCYNCGLVHCHSCSSKKAYRAALAPNPSKPYRVCDSCFTKLSKVLEGGSNRGKSSGPRLSGENKDKLDKAELRLSKSMLPSNLDLIKQLDTKAAKQGKKAETFSLIQASQTPLLQLKDVVLSGSVDVKQTIPRPVTTTTSISRPVSPFSRKPSPPRSATPVPTTSGLSFSKSIADSLKKTNELLNQEVIKLRAQVESLQQRCELQELELQKSAKKTKEAMALAADDSAKTKAAKEVIKSLTAQLKDMAERLPPGAYDLENIKMPQLPNGFEPNGIHSTDTNGEHALRPDHGNGSISALLAGVDSSTTNGTQGTLQSPRDSYMLNENSYQLNEGFAALKVGEDRLHAKLSTAAGGLLTCSSSVSDASDARISASDSRISASDSRISASDSRISASDARISASSQDGLNSIRSKSPVPSVGNNNSQVEAEWIEQYEPGVYITLVALRDGSRDLKRVRFSRRRFGEHQAETWWSENREKVYERYNVRGSDKSSVSGQTARRSDGAMSPASSYN